One Mycolicibacterium parafortuitum DNA segment encodes these proteins:
- a CDS encoding condensation domain-containing protein translates to MRIGKITVGALEEWSLRPGNVISWHPTEASIEKARQAPVSTVPVSFMQGQHLRNYCERTTAGLNFSRQIIASCDVAGRCDIAAMDHAVNAYLRRHDTFRSWFAEGPDGQFIRHALEDPADIEFVPVEHGHMTVEEIHQHVIAIPSPLEWGCFTFGVIQSDDHFSFFASMDHVHGDATLIGTTMMEANGMYSALSSGGQALTLPDAGSFDEFCVREREFTAELTEDSPGVRAWIEFAENNADGFPEFPLPLGNPQDSTRSVMTSEPLLDAAQTERFDAACGAAGARFVGGLFACLAQVEHELTGALTYYGLTPRDSRSGSDNFMTQGWFTGLIPITVPIGAASFGDAAWAAQNAFDSGLNMAKVPYYRVLELAPWLRWPRPNFPVSNFFHGGAAPMNAILAAAEMGLADNIGIYPDGRYSYQLTIYIFRYDQGVEMAIMHPDNPVAKKSVERYMRAMRSVAALVADTGNWGRVA, encoded by the coding sequence TTGCGCATCGGCAAGATCACAGTTGGCGCACTTGAGGAATGGTCGCTTCGACCCGGAAACGTCATCTCCTGGCATCCGACGGAAGCGTCGATCGAGAAGGCCCGCCAGGCCCCGGTCAGCACGGTCCCGGTCAGCTTCATGCAGGGCCAGCACCTGCGTAACTACTGCGAACGAACGACGGCCGGTTTGAACTTCTCCCGGCAGATCATCGCGAGCTGCGATGTGGCGGGCCGATGCGATATCGCCGCGATGGATCATGCCGTCAACGCCTATCTGCGGCGGCACGACACATTCCGCAGCTGGTTCGCCGAGGGGCCCGACGGTCAGTTCATCCGGCACGCCCTCGAAGACCCCGCCGACATCGAATTCGTGCCGGTCGAACACGGCCATATGACGGTCGAGGAGATCCACCAGCACGTGATCGCAATCCCGAGCCCGCTCGAGTGGGGTTGTTTCACGTTCGGGGTCATTCAGAGCGACGACCATTTCAGTTTCTTCGCGTCGATGGATCACGTGCACGGTGACGCGACTCTGATCGGCACCACGATGATGGAAGCCAACGGCATGTATTCGGCGCTGAGCAGCGGCGGGCAGGCGTTGACACTTCCTGACGCGGGCAGTTTCGACGAATTCTGCGTGCGCGAACGGGAGTTCACCGCGGAGCTGACCGAGGACTCCCCCGGGGTGCGCGCCTGGATCGAGTTCGCCGAGAACAACGCCGACGGTTTTCCCGAATTCCCGCTACCGCTGGGGAATCCGCAGGATTCCACCCGCAGTGTGATGACCTCCGAACCGCTGCTGGACGCGGCGCAGACGGAGCGGTTCGATGCGGCGTGCGGGGCGGCAGGCGCGCGGTTCGTCGGGGGCCTGTTCGCCTGCCTGGCCCAGGTCGAACACGAATTGACCGGCGCACTGACCTATTACGGGCTGACGCCGCGGGATTCGCGCAGCGGATCGGACAATTTCATGACCCAGGGCTGGTTCACCGGCCTCATTCCGATCACCGTGCCGATCGGGGCGGCGTCATTCGGCGACGCCGCGTGGGCCGCGCAGAATGCGTTCGACTCGGGCCTGAACATGGCGAAGGTGCCGTATTACCGGGTGCTGGAATTGGCGCCGTGGCTGCGCTGGCCGCGACCGAATTTCCCGGTGTCGAATTTCTTCCACGGCGGCGCCGCGCCGATGAACGCCATTCTGGCGGCCGCCGAAATGGGATTGGCCGACAACATCGGCATCTATCCGGACGGCCGGTACTCGTATCAGTTGACCATTTACATCTTCCGATACGACCAGGGCGTCGAGATGGCGATCATGCATCCCGACAATCCGGTGGCGAAGAAATCGGTCGAGCGATATATGCGGGCCATGAGGTCGGTGGCCGCGCTCGTCGCGGACACGGGCAACTGGGGACGCGTCGCGTAG